CAGTCAGCAGCGTATCATAACCTTGAGGAAGGTTCTTAATAAAGTAATGGGCGTTGGCAAGCTTTGCCGCCTCCACTACTTCCTCATCCGTTGCGTCTAACCGGCCGTAGCGGATGTTATCGGCTACTGTGCCTTCAAAGAGGTGCACATCTTGAAGCACAATACTCATCGTACTGCGCAGGTCATGCTTGTTGATGCGGCGGATATCAATTCCATCAAAAAGAATCTTCCCTTTTTCTATTTCATAAAAGCGGTTGATTAAATTCGTAATCGTTGTTTTACCCGCTCCGGTTGAGCCGACAAAGGCAATCTTCTGTCCGGGTTTTGCCCAAAGATTGATGTTTTTCAGCACCTTTTGGCCCGGAACGTAGCCAAAGTCCACATCTTCAAACTTAATGTGGCCCCGCAGCGGCTGATAAACAATCCCATCCTCTGTAGGCACTGCCCAGCACAGTCCGCCCCGGCCGGAGCAGTCGGGAACCAGTCTGACTTCGCCTGCATCTTCCTCCGGCTCCTGGTCCAGAACAGTAAAGATCCGCTCTGCGCCCGCAATTGCCGCAAACAGCATATTCAGCTGGTTGGAAACTTGGGTAATCGGGCGGGAAATAGTGCGGGTAAACTGGAGAAACGCCGCGATATTTCCAACCGTAATAATGCCGAGGATCGCCAAATACGCTCCACCCATGGAAGCCAGCCCGTATAACACAAATGAAAGGCTTCCCATAATCGGCATCAGCATAACTCCATAGGTTGAGGCGTTAGTGCTGGACTGGCGCAGTGTTTCGTTTTTATCGCGGAAGGTGGAAATAGCCCGGTCTTCATAGTTGAAAACCTGAACTACCTTCTGACCGCTCATCATTTCCTCGATATAGCCGTTCATATCTGCCAGCCCCGCCTGCTGCGCCCGGAAGTACCGCGCTGAGCGGCTGCCCACATAGCGGGTGGCGGCCAGCATAACTCCCAGCATCAGCACCACAATCACTGTCAGCGCCGGACTGATTACCAGCATCATGATAAATGTACCGATAAACGTAACCGCTGAGATGAGAATCTGGGAAACATTCTGCTCCAGCGCCTGGTTGAGCATATCCACGTCATTGGTGAAGGTGGACATCAGCTCGCCATGGCTGTGGCTGTCAAAAAACGACATGGACAGCCGCTGGACATGGGCAAACATCTCGGTTCTAATCCGGTGGATGGTCTGCTGCGCCAACCGGGCCATGGATAAGTTGCCCAAATATTCCGCAGCGGATACTGCGATGATGATCACTGCCATGATGATTAGATTCTTAATAAACAGCGCTTGACTCTGCTCAACAACCAGCGAATCGATAATCGGACTGAGCATACTGTTAGCTGCAATCCGCCCCACAGAGCTGATGGTAATGGACAGCATTCCGATTACAAATAAGAGCTTATGGTACTTAAAGTAGCTGAACATCCTGACGACAGTCTTGCGCATGTTCTGCGGGCGCAGCTGCTTCGTTTTTCCATGTGGTTTCATCAGCTGGCCACCCCCTTCTGCTGCGACTCATAGATATCTCTGTAAATCGGTGAAATTTTGAGGAGCGTATCATGATCGCCCACGGACTCGATCTGGCCTTCATGCATCACAATAATCCGATCCGCGTACTGGATCGAGGAGATGCGCTGGCCAATGATAATTGTAGTAATGTCTTTTAACTCCTCGCGGAAGGTGCGCTGAATCTTAGCATCAGTAGCCATATCCACCGCTGAGGTTGAGTCATCGAGAATCATAATCTTCGGCTTCTTGACTAGTGCCCGGGCGATGGTCAATCTCTGTTTCTGACCCCCGGAGAAGTTAGCTCCGCCCTGCTCAACCCAGTGATCCAGGCCGTCTTCATACTTG
Above is a window of Bacillota bacterium DNA encoding:
- a CDS encoding ABC transporter ATP-binding protein, which codes for MKPHGKTKQLRPQNMRKTVVRMFSYFKYHKLLFVIGMLSITISSVGRIAANSMLSPIIDSLVVEQSQALFIKNLIIMAVIIIAVSAAEYLGNLSMARLAQQTIHRIRTEMFAHVQRLSMSFFDSHSHGELMSTFTNDVDMLNQALEQNVSQILISAVTFIGTFIMMLVISPALTVIVVLMLGVMLAATRYVGSRSARYFRAQQAGLADMNGYIEEMMSGQKVVQVFNYEDRAISTFRDKNETLRQSSTNASTYGVMLMPIMGSLSFVLYGLASMGGAYLAILGIITVGNIAAFLQFTRTISRPITQVSNQLNMLFAAIAGAERIFTVLDQEPEEDAGEVRLVPDCSGRGGLCWAVPTEDGIVYQPLRGHIKFEDVDFGYVPGQKVLKNINLWAKPGQKIAFVGSTGAGKTTITNLINRFYEIEKGKILFDGIDIRRINKHDLRSTMSIVLQDVHLFEGTVADNIRYGRLDATDEEVVEAAKLANAHYFIKNLPQGYDTLLTGDAENLSQGERQLLSIARAAVANPTVLILDEATSSVDTRTERLIGEGMDKLMEGRTTFVIAHRLSTVRDADAIMVIENGEIIERGSHEDLMEQKGRYYALNAGIIELE